The Arachis ipaensis cultivar K30076 chromosome B03, Araip1.1, whole genome shotgun sequence region TGTAAATCATGTTGAATTTGTTACTTATTATCATCACTCAAGATTGAATCTATTGTAGTCTTGCTGAAATAATCACTTATctaaattttttgttgttgtaaATCTGTAAATCATCTCTTGAGATAAATTTtgttgttaaaaattattttagttgAATTTGTTGTTAAAAATGAGGTTCTCTGCAATTGTTCAGTTAAATTGTTGTCCCATACTTTCTGTTTGTATTATTATGGATTATTTTTGGTATTGATTTGTGAAAGATACACAAAAGTAGATATAGATGCAAATCAAAATGAAGGAAATGTTGGTCAAGCTTCAAATTTATTTTATGAAGATATATATGCCAACTTTCAGTTCCCCTCTTGCATTTGATTTACTGATTGTgttatcttttgttttttcttgttctttaaattgagaaagtatttctaaGCTGCTATTCCACCCAAACATTATGCAGATAAAATCAATAGCGAAGGCAGTGGCGTGATTCTAACCTATGGCTCCGAAGGCAAAACCCGCCGCCGCTGCTGCGGCATCTCAGCCTCCTCCTCCCCTGGAAGATCTGTTCACCACCCTCGACAGGCACATCAACTCCTTCTCCTTTGAGAACGCCGTCAAACTCGCAGACCAGAGTCCGTTCTGTTTCCACTCTTCTTCAGCTTACGCGTCTTCCGTTCTTCTTTTTGCTTCTGTATTTTCCCTAATCTGTGTTGCTGTTTTGATCATTGTCAGTTTTGGTGGTTGCACCTGCCGATGAAGATGCCCTCCGATGCAAGATCGTGGCGCTCATCAAGGACGACCGCCTCGACCTCGCACTCTCCGCCATTCGATCTTCTCGCACCCATCTCCCTGATTTCGATTTCCTTAAGGTTCCTGCTTTTGTGTTTCGTTCCTTATTTCTTCTGTTATTTAGCCTGAAACTGAGTTCATTGAACTGTGATTTTAGATTTCTCTTGACAGATTTTATTTCAAGTTTGGCTGAGAGATAGAATTGCTCAAAGATTGCAAGTTCTAGGATGTATATTTTTTAGTGGGTAAGGTTTGAATTAAGCAAAGACTGGAATTCTGAATTGAGGGATACAAGTGAGATAGGGAGAGAAAAAATGAGGGTCCTTATGAACTCTTTTAGAGCAATGCTATATGACCagcaaatattataattttttctagCACTAGGCCAGCAATAATTTGCACCTGTATTTACACGGGTTTTGCGCACAGGGACATATAGTTTGCACCTATATTTACCAGAGTTGGCACACATGCACCCACATTATTTTAGAATTTACACacatgaattaataaaatttatttgttaaagacAATTTAATGTTTGTGTTGGTCAAATGATGgccaaatatactaaaaattgcTAGCCTCCAAGAGTTTCTCTTCGTTTTATACATTTTTACATGATCTTAATGGAATATGTAAATACTCACATTGAGGATTGTATTTTCCTTTGCTATTTCTAAATAGGCATACTGCTTATACAGACAAAACAAGTTGAATGAAGCTTTGGAGTCTTTGAAAACACAAGAGAGAACAACTGAAACTATGCTTTTGGAAGCTCAGATTTTGTACCGTCTTGGGAAGATGGATGCTTGCCTGGATATCTACCAGAAGCTCCAAAAATCCAAGATTGATAACTTGGAAATAAATTGTGTTGCCAGCCTAGTTATGGGCGGGAGGTCATCCGAAGTTCAAGGACTTCTTGATTCACTTCGGGTTAAAGCAACAAGTAGCTTTGAATTAGCATACAATACTGCTTGTTCTTTAATTGAAAGGAAGAAGTACACAGATGCAGAACAACTCCTGTTGTCAGGCCGAAGGTgatattatcttttcttttcccaAGTTAGGTATTTAAAACGACATTGATTATATCTTTATTGAATCCCTTTTGGAGGGAAATCCCTTTTCGAGGGCATTGTGCAACAGTAATACTTGAAATTTTCAATTTAGAGTTGCAGTATATACTGAGTAGTCAGTAGCTAAGCATAAGAAATGAAGCACAAATAGATTATATGGTTTGattgttttagttttttcttTGATCTGGTCTTTGTTTGTATGCCTCAGATACTGGTGTATTGTTTGGTAGTTTATGACCTATTAACAAAAGTTTATTGACTGGGGAATTATCCAAGAGTAACATATACTTATCTTTGTTAATGTATATTGGATCAGAATTGGTCAAGAGGTCCTGATGGAAGATAACTTGCCTGATGATGAGATAGAAAGTGAATTGGCTCCTCTAGCTGTACAATTGGCCTATGTCCAACAGGTAAAAAGAGAATGATTTTGCAGTTTTCAAGCATATGTTGCTATTGAACTAGCCAGGAATATTAATTATTCATTGATGAACAGCTTCTTGGGCGTAAACAAGATGCTATTGAAGCTTATATAGACATCATTAAACGAGATATGGCTGATGAATCATCAATTGCAGTGGCAGTGAACAATCTTGTTTCACTGAGAGGTCCAAAAGATGTTTCTGATAGCCTAAGGAAACTTGATCGGCTCAAAGACAAAGAGGCACAGAACTTTCAGCTAGCTAGTGAACTGGACTTGAAACTTCCAGCAAAAGAAAAGGAAGCAATATATGCAAATAGGGTCCTTTTACTTCTTCATGCCAATAAGATGGACCAGGTCTTTCATCTCTCTGTCTTGTCTTCTCCTCCTTGAATCATCAATTATTAGTACTTAGCTTTAAACTTTTTGTAAGGGAGCATACTCTTTATACATTATGTACTATCAAAATTTACAGGCCCGAGAACTTGTTTCCAGATTGCCAGACATGTTTCCAGAAAGTGTGATACCTATATTGCTGCAAGCTGCTGTCCTAGTTAGAGAGAACAAAGTTGGAAAGGCGGAGGAATTACTAGCACAATTTGCTGGGAAGTACCCTGAGAAGTCCAAGGTTGTTCACTTGGCCAGGGCTCAGGTGGCTGCTGCTGCTGGTCACCCACATATTGCGGCTGATTCCGTGGCTAAGATATCAGACATCCAACACATGCCTGCTACTGTTGCCACCCTTGTCTCTTTAAAAGAACGTGCTAGTGACATTGAGGGTGCAGCTGCTGTGCTTGATTCTGCTATCAAATGGTGGTCTAATGCTATGACTGAGGACAATAAGCTTAATATTATAATGCAAGAGGCTGCTTCATTCAAGATCAGGCATGGCAAGGAAGATGATGCTGCTAAACTCTATGAGGAGCTAGTTAAAAGCCAAGGAGGCATAGAAGCACTGGTTGGGCTGGTAACAACAGTTGCACGCACAGATGTCGATAAGGCAGAACTTTATGAAAAGCAACTGAAGGCCTTACCTGGTTTAAAGG contains the following coding sequences:
- the LOC107632014 gene encoding signal recognition particle subunit SRP72 isoform X2, with translation MKMPSDARSWRSSRTTASTSHSPPFDLLAPISLISISLRQNKLNEALESLKTQERTTETMLLEAQILYRLGKMDACLDIYQKLQKSKIDNLEINCVASLVMGGRSSEVQGLLDSLRVKATSSFELAYNTACSLIERKKYTDAEQLLLSGRRIGQEVLMEDNLPDDEIESELAPLAVQLAYVQQLLGRKQDAIEAYIDIIKRDMADESSIAVAVNNLVSLRGPKDVSDSLRKLDRLKDKEAQNFQLASELDLKLPAKEKEAIYANRVLLLLHANKMDQARELVSRLPDMFPESVIPILLQAAVLVRENKVGKAEELLAQFAGKYPEKSKVVHLARAQVAAAAGHPHIAADSVAKISDIQHMPATVATLVSLKERASDIEGAAAVLDSAIKWWSNAMTEDNKLNIIMQEAASFKIRHGKEDDAAKLYEELVKSQGGIEALVGLVTTVARTDVDKAELYEKQLKALPGLKEIDVDSLERTSGVKQVDGPAHVGVTESHEEGKNKTKAKKKRKRKPRYPKGFDPANPGPPPDPERWLPRRERSTYRPKRKDKKAAQVRGAQGAVVREKHDVGSSSNNSNPKASLGAASKGSSGPSQQSKPSSKSRKKSRN
- the LOC107632014 gene encoding signal recognition particle subunit SRP72 isoform X1, with protein sequence MAPKAKPAAAAAASQPPPPLEDLFTTLDRHINSFSFENAVKLADQILVVAPADEDALRCKIVALIKDDRLDLALSAIRSSRTHLPDFDFLKAYCLYRQNKLNEALESLKTQERTTETMLLEAQILYRLGKMDACLDIYQKLQKSKIDNLEINCVASLVMGGRSSEVQGLLDSLRVKATSSFELAYNTACSLIERKKYTDAEQLLLSGRRIGQEVLMEDNLPDDEIESELAPLAVQLAYVQQLLGRKQDAIEAYIDIIKRDMADESSIAVAVNNLVSLRGPKDVSDSLRKLDRLKDKEAQNFQLASELDLKLPAKEKEAIYANRVLLLLHANKMDQARELVSRLPDMFPESVIPILLQAAVLVRENKVGKAEELLAQFAGKYPEKSKVVHLARAQVAAAAGHPHIAADSVAKISDIQHMPATVATLVSLKERASDIEGAAAVLDSAIKWWSNAMTEDNKLNIIMQEAASFKIRHGKEDDAAKLYEELVKSQGGIEALVGLVTTVARTDVDKAELYEKQLKALPGLKEIDVDSLERTSGVKQVDGPAHVGVTESHEEGKNKTKAKKKRKRKPRYPKGFDPANPGPPPDPERWLPRRERSTYRPKRKDKKAAQVRGAQGAVVREKHDVGSSSNNSNPKASLGAASKGSSGPSQQSKPSSKSRKKSRN